The Festucalex cinctus isolate MCC-2025b chromosome 6, RoL_Fcin_1.0, whole genome shotgun sequence genomic sequence CCATCCCCTTCGTGGTGTGCACCTACTTGGCCCACGACTGGCTCTTCGGGGACGTCGGCTGCCGGGTCCTGCTCAGTCTGGACCTGCTGACCATGCACGCCAGCGTCTTCATCCTGGCCGCCATGAGTCTGGAGCGCTACCGAGCCGTGGCGCGGCCCGCCGGCGCCCGCGGTTCGTCCCCGCGCTGCCGCAGGATGGCGGCGGCCGCCATTTGGGCCGCCGCCTTTGTGCTCACTCTGCCCATGATGGTCATGATACAACTCAGGTGGGACAATATCTACCtagtacattttgattttttcacTGCTGACCCTGTTCATGACGTTTTGCTTCCAATTTGTGATCCGATCATACGACGGCGttttagggccacgtataaatatatatatattttttttagagggccaGGGCAATATGCCGAGAAAAAAGTCTTTCtaaactttctaaagtggcaaatttgtgagaaaaaaaactcgtaaattatgaatttagaaagtggcaaatttgcgactttctagagtagaaatttgcgagaaaaaaatcgtaaatttgcgagtttagaaagtggcaaatttgctactATCTaaggtggcaaatttgtgagaaaaagaaCTTCGTAAATTtggagtttagaaagtggcaaatttccgACTTTCTAGAGTAGAGatttccgagaaaaaaaacaatgtaaatttgcgagtttagaaagtggcaaatttgcaactttctaaggggcaaatttgcgagaaaaaaaacttgtagatttgtgagtttagaaagtggcaaatttgccacttaagAAAGTGGAaattttcgagaaaaaaactcgGAAATTGGacagtttagaaagtggcaaaattacaactttCTAGAGTAGAAAtttgcgggggaaaaaaatcgtaaatttgcgagtttagaaagcggcaaatttgcaactttctaaagtgccaaatttgcgagaaaagaactcgtaaatttgcgagtcttagaaagtggcaaatttacgacGTTCTAGAGTAGAAATTTGTGAGAACAAAAACGtggaaatttgcgagtttagaaagtggcaaatttgcaagaaaaaaaactcgttaATTTGTGATTTTAGAACGTGGCAAGTTTGCGACTTTCAAAAgtggcaaatctgccactttatgaactcacaaatttgctactttagaAAGCTGCaaatttgaagtttttttttttctcaacatattgcccccgccctctaaaaaaatctatatttatacgtggccctaatacgccgtcgtacgaTCGTCTGACTCAGGCACGACAAGCCGTCTCCATCCGGCGCGGTTAAGCGGATGTGCTTCCCGACGTGGACCCCGGACGCTTTCAAGGCGTACGTGGGCGTCTTGTTCCTGACGAGCGCTCTGGTCCCGGGTCTGGTGATGGTGTCTCTGTACGCGGGTCTGGCCCGGCGCTACTGGGCCACGCAGGCCCGCCTGGGCGGGCGCGGCCGCTCGGCCCGCCAGCGAGGGCTCAAGCAGCGCGTGGCGGTCATGATCTTCAGCATCGTGCTTGCCTACTGGGCCTGTTTCCTGCCATTCTGGGGGTGGCAGCTGGCCCAGCTCTTCTCGCCGGAGTCCCTCAAGGCTCTATCCCCGGCCGCTCACAAATACGTCAACTTCTTGGTCACCTGTCTCACGTACGGCAACAGCTGCGTCAATCCTTTCCTCTACACGCTGCTCACCAGAAACTACAAGGACTACCTGGCTCAGAAAGGCCAGTCCACGGGGGCCAGCAGGATTGAGCAGAGCCGAAGCGCGCCCAATCGGGACTCGTAGCATGTTTTGATTGCAGCTCGAGTTAGGGCCCTTAGATAGACGAAGTCCTCGATGTCTCACGTAAGACTGACTACATTTCAATCGCAagagtcatccatccatcttcttgaccatgtactcctcacaagggtcgtggtgggtgctggagcctatcacagctggtttcgggcagtactggttgccagccaatcgcagggcacacagagaccaacaccCATCCACACCGTAGAGACagtttggagcgcccaattaagctgccaagcatgtcttttggaatgtgggaggagaccggagtacccgcagaagacccacgcgggcacggggagaacatgcaaactccacccaggaaggccgaagcccggattcgaacttgcgtcctcagtactgggaggcggacgtgctaaccacccaGTGCCACAAGAGTCATACGCAGTAAATttattttgttgggttttttttcataaaaattaaAGTTAAAATAGCCAAACTGAATTTTTTATtgcggaatttttttatttttttttattttttttgggtcacaAAACCCAGATTTTATCCCCCTCCCAGCGAATCCTGAAATTctctcacaaaataaaattaaaaaaaaaataaaaatttgaaaaagaagGGGGGGTTTTTTCTCTCtagaaaaatgtattaatacttttttttgttgtttttacatttttataacaaaagtgaaatttatcctttttttttatttctttatttgggTCATGTGAAAGACAATGGACCCACTATTTTCTGTATGTCATTAAATCTTCATAATAAATCTTCATTTTATATGTTAGTAATCACAATCACAAAAGTCCTTTTCTAAATCCACTGCTAAGTGGTACCaaattctgattttttatttttttttttttttgcactagaTCGCCCTTTTAAAGCTTgggagtttttattattattttcattttgtcatcGTTTTAGTTGTCCCACATGGCTGCACacacttttcttctttctggGAATGTGCTACATTCCTCAGCCTCTTTCCACTCTTGGAGTCCCCCTGCTAATTATCTCGCGGGCccgttggatttttttttttttttttttttttttttttacattacagacACACACGACTTGCCTTCTGACAGAAGAAGACATCCCAAATAGTCCTATTTTCCTTAAATTAGCCTAAAATTGAAAAgctagacacacacaaaaaatacattttttccctTGCTAGTCCCACTGAAAACTTTTATGTTTTTATccccacttttatttttaatgtgactTAAAATAAGCCTAGTTAATGTTCAGATTTCAAGATGGACTAGTgccaccattttattttttattttgtcctccAGATGGtggtattttcctttttatagaGTACCACAAAATggtcaagcctttttttttgtttttttgtagtttttgtttctGTGTGTGCCCTGAGATGTATGGACcccttcatggcctacgtcacgatgacgtcacggtgtttactggaggcaaaaacaaccccTGGAGGCAACGAAGTGCACCTAAGAAGTAAACAACCGCTGGTTGtctgtttattctattctatttttcatcagtttactcacatatgaactcaaatggccgtttttcgcgtcctttccgacgtgaactttcctgtgaaaatatgctgaccggtgttagaaccacacgccaccGAGGTGTtgttgcctccagctaagccccgccctttaaattgcgtcacattgtttacaaactttgaagggctCTATATAGGGGATGCAGTACATTTGAAAGTTTTCCTCCGTTCACAGCATGTAGCAAAATTTGTCACTATTTtacgattttattttattttatttgccgTCTGGTGGAACGTTAACTATATGTTGCTATAGATCTTGGAcaaagatgtgtgtgtgtgtaaacagaaaataaagacaTTGCCCATTTTAAAATCGTATTTATTTGCAAACCCTTTGACCATTATGGCAGGCTGTTGTCTGGCTCCCTCTTGAGGCATTTTCTTGTCATTACAAGGTCATtcttaaggtaaaaaaaaaaaaatgtccttgtaAGATTTCCAAGGGGAGCCCACCTGGATGaccggggtgggggggggggtcacgtcCAGGTTCGTCGACGTCGAGGCGACCATTCCCCAACCGACTACTTGATCTTGATGCCGACGATCCTGGCGTCCCCGTAGACCTcgaagtatttgtacttgacGTCACCCAGCCGGTTGGGGAAGCCCATCATGGAGCCGTCGGGCAGCTTGATAAAGAACTGCTCGTTGTTGAAATTGATGTAGAACTAgaagagggagagagaaagagagaaagaaaaaaaaaagacgttactGGACTTTGAAATGCTAAATGAGACCCCTCTATCTTTTTAAAAGGCTTTTATGGTGCAATAAAGCGCCGTGTGATTATGTCGCCGTTGACCTAGCGTAGTCGCAGAACCGAAGACCTTGCTCGCTAATAGGTTTCATCTTGGGAATGActttttaagacaaataaaaccgGCGATAATTGCGCCGAAAAAGCGTCTTTAAATACTTCATTACAAGCACAGTTCAGCAGCCTTGAAAGTTAAGATACTAAACTCTGTTCTTAATGTCAAAACACATATTGAAAACATGAGATTGATTTCAagttaaatttaaaatgtttagactttttcaaagtcaaatgcaacatatattttttttttttttgttatgctacTGAAATTACGAGCTATTATTTATGTTAGCTAATGCTATGTCAGGGGAGCTAGCCTCGAAGTTTGACCGC encodes the following:
- the uts2r4 gene encoding urotensin-2 receptor; protein product: MNDSASNTTSEHDAGAGDLWATCLLGATLTLMWLLGTAGNVYTLAVTRSASPRRRASVYVYVANLALSDLLYLSTIPFVVCTYLAHDWLFGDVGCRVLLSLDLLTMHASVFILAAMSLERYRAVARPAGARGSSPRCRRMAAAAIWAAAFVLTLPMMVMIQLRHDKPSPSGAVKRMCFPTWTPDAFKAYVGVLFLTSALVPGLVMVSLYAGLARRYWATQARLGGRGRSARQRGLKQRVAVMIFSIVLAYWACFLPFWGWQLAQLFSPESLKALSPAAHKYVNFLVTCLTYGNSCVNPFLYTLLTRNYKDYLAQKGQSTGASRIEQSRSAPNRDS